A stretch of DNA from Vicinamibacterales bacterium:
CCCAGCTCCGACAAGTCACAGGTCGTCGCCGTGACACACAGCGGGTTGAGCCCGAACTGCAGCATCCGGATGACCTGGTAAGTGCTGTCCTTGCCGCCGCTTACCGGGACAATGCAGTCCCAATTGGCGCCGTAGCGGCGGTAGCCGTTCAGCAGGTCCATGAGTTCCTGTTGGCGCCGATTCCAGTCGATCGCGTGCCTCTGCTCGATGAAACGGCAGGCGCTGCAGACCCCCTCTTCATCAATATGAAGATCGGGCTTGGTGTGCGGCATCACGCAACGAACGCAGTAAGTCAGCATGCTAGGCGTTCTTCTCCAACAGAAACCAAGTGATGTCGTCTTGCGGAAAGGCCGGATCGCGACGATAGGAAAAGCCGTAGTCGACGAGCTTCAGCGCCGGATAGGCGTCGAGCATCTCACCGGCGAAGTCGCGCTTGAACAACCGGTCGCTGTGGCCGCGGTACGGAATCGCCACCGGCGACGGGTTGTAGTACTCGCACACCAGGACGTAGCGGTGCGAGGCGAGGTACAGCTTGTCGTACGCGGTCGCGAGCTTGTCGGGGTGGAGGTGGATCAACACGCCCTTGCTCAGCGTGAGGTCCACCGTGCCGTCGATGGGATAGTCATACAGGGAGCCCGCGAACACGTTGGCCGGCCCTATGAACTCGGCCAGCTGCCGGGCGGCTTCGGGGTTCACCTCGGCCGCGGCCATCGCCATCGACGGATAGAGTAGCTTGAGTGCCCGCAGGTTCATCCCGATGTTGGCGCCGAGCTCGAGGCAGGAGGTTATGGCGCCCGCTTGCTGCAAGGCCCGTGAGAAGAATTGGAGATTTGACGCCAGCAGTTGCTCGCTCCGGTTCCGGGCGATGTAGTCGGTGCCGAAGTTTCCGGCCCAGAACTCCTCCTGGGGCGTGCCGTGATTGGATTTGGCCATCGCTATTGATTGTCCTTCAGTAACCTGAATAAGAGTTCGGCCCGCCGCCAGTCGTCGAGTGTGTCGATGTCCTGCACGCGCCAGCGCGGCACGAGGATCGGGACCGAATGTCGATCGAAGATCGGCCGGTGCTCCAGCCACGCGGCCACGGTTCCCCAGTAGAACTGCCCGGCGTCATGCAGCGCCACCGGCAGGTCTTGTGAGCGGGTGGCGAAGTGCTCGGGAAAGAACATCTCGACGCCGCCACCGGGTAGGGCTTTGAATGATCGGAAGATCGGCGCCGGGTACTCGGTGGCAACGAACGCGTAGGCCCACGTCCCCGAATCGAGGAGGTCGGCGCCGCTCGTGAGATCCTCGACCTGCACGAGCGGCGCGGCCGGGTACAGGCAACACACCGCCGTGACGGGCCATCCCTGGTCCAGCGCCCATTGGGTGGCGTGCGCGATCACCTCGGTGGTGCCGGCAAAGTCGCCGGAGAGTTCCGCCGGTCGCACGAACGGGACCTCGGCTCCCCAGTCGGCCGCCACCTGGCCGATCTCGGCGGCGTCCGTGGACACGAGGATGTGGTCGAACAGGCCCGAGGCTCTCGCCGCCTCGATGGACCAGGCGAGCATCGGCTTTCCGCAGAAGGTCCGGATGTTCTTGCGCGGAATGCGCTTGCTCCCGCCACGGGCCGGAATGACGGCAAGCTTCACGCGCCGACGGCTCCCGCCAGTGCCGCAATGACGCGCCGTTGATCCGGCTCGGTCAACGTGGCGTACATCGGCAGACTGATCGCGGCGGCGTAGTAGGCCTCGGCCTGTGGGCAATAGCCGGACTTGAATCCGATCGCCTCGTAGTAGGGCTGCAAGTAGACGGGAATGTAGTGCAGGTTCACGCCGATGCCGGCCGCGCGCATCGCGTCGAACACCTGCCGATGGCTGGCACCAATTTCCGACAATCGCAGGCGCACTACGTAGAGGTGGAGGCCCGACCGGGTGTCAGGCACCTTTGCAGGAATATCAACCGGCAGGCGGGCGAGGTCGGCATCGTAAAGGTCGGCGACCGCGTGCCGCCTGGCCACGAAGGTCTCCAGCCGCTGCATCTGGCTGAGGCCCAGGGCGGCGTGGATGTCCGTCAAGCGATAGTTGAAGCCGAGTTCCAGCTGCTGGTAGTACCACGGCCCATCGGGTTCGCGCGTCATGTCGGCGGGCTCGCGTGTGATCCCATGACTTCTGAGCCGTCGCATGTGCGCGGCCAGCGCCCCGTCGTTGGTCAGCGCCATCCCGCCTTCCCCAGTGGTGACCACCTTGACCGGATGGAAGCTGAACACCGTGATGTCGCTGAAGCGGCCGCTGCCAATCGGTTCACCCTGATACCGGCCGCCTATGGCATGGCTGGCGTCTTCGATGATTCGGAAGCCGTACCGTTTGCCCAATGCCAGGATCGCCGCCATGTCACACGGTTGGCCGCTCAGGTGCACGGGGATCACAACCTTTGGCAGCCGGCCCTCGGTCTCGGCCTGCCGGAGCTTCTCCTCCAGCCGGTGCACGCTCATGTTGCAGGTCGTGGGATCGATGTCCACGAAATCCACCAGCGCGCCGCAGTACCTCGCACAGTTGGCGCTGGCGACGAAGGTGATGGGGCTGGTCCACACCCAATCGCCGGGCCCCACTCCCAGGGCCAGACACGCAATGTGCAGGGCGCTCGTCGCGCTGTTGACGGCGACCGCATGGTGCGCGCCGCAGTAACGGGCGACCGCGGCCTCGAACGCCGGAACAACCGTCCCCTGGGTGAGGAAGTCGGAGCGCAAGACCGCCACCACGGCCTCGATGTCCGCTTCGGAGATATCCTGGCGACCGTAGGGAATCATGCTCGGGGTTCCGTGGCTATACGCGAACACCGACATGCGTGTGGATCAACTGCCGCAACTCTTCCACAGTCAAGAATCTCGGGTTGTTGCCGCTCTGATAGCTGAACCCCGGCTCCACCGGCTTGGCGCCGGTTGCGGCGCAGTATTCGGCAACGCTGTAAGTGGCCCCGGAAGGCAGGATGGCGTAGTAGGCGCCCATATCGACGGTGTTGAGGCTGTCGCTCGCCGTGATCATCTCCTCATCGACCTTTTCGCCGGCTCGCACACCCACGACCGGATGGTCGCACTCCGGGCCGATCGCCATGGCCAGGTCGGTGATGCGATAGGACGGAATCTTCGGCACCAGCACTTCGCCGCCCCAGGCATTCTCGAGCGACCACAACACCATGTCGACCCCTTCCTCCAGGCTGATGTTGAAGCGCGTCATCGCCGGGTCGGTGATCGGAAGCACGCCGCTCGATCGCCGTTCGAGGAAGAAGGGAATCACGGATCCACGGCTCCCCATGACGTTGCCGTAACGGACGACGCTGAAGCGAATATCCCGATGTCCCTTGATGTTGTTGGCGGCCACGAACAGCTTGTCCGAGCAGAGCTTCGTCGCGCCATACAGATTGATCGGTGCGGCTGCCTTGTCCGTGGAGAGCGCCACGACACGTTGCACATTGGTGTCGAGGCACGCCTCGATCACGTTCTGGGCACCCAGGACGTTGGTCTTGATGCACTCGAATGGGTTGTACTCGGCCGTCGGCACCTGCTTGAGCGCAGCGGCGTGAATCACGACGTCGATGCCTTCCATCGCCCGCCGCAAGCGATCCTCATCGCGGACGTCGCCGATGAAATATCGAAGACCCTGGTAGCGGCTGTCCGGAAACTGCTGGGCCATTTCGAACTGCTTGAGCTCGTCGCGGGAATAGACGACGAGGCGCCTGATGTCGGGGTGGCGAGCAAGGACGGTCTTGACGAAGGCCTTGCCGAACGAGCCCGTGCCGCCGGTGATGAGAATGGACTTGTTGCTAAGCATGTGGTTCCGCCGTCATGGAGCCGGGCACCTGTTGTTCTTCCGCCCGCCCTTGCTCGAGTCGATACTGGCGGTCGCAATGCGCGACCGTGGACAGCCGGTGCGCCACGATCAGAATAGTCTTGCGGCCGTGAAGCGCCTCGACCGCCTGCATGACGTCACGCTCCGTCTCCACGTCCAGCGCGCTCGTGGCCTCGTCTAGAACCAGGACGGCCGGGTCGTGGTAGAGCGCGCGGGCAATGCCTATGCGCTGTCGCTGTCCCCCGGACAATCGCACGCCGCGTTCGCCCACCGGCGTCTC
This window harbors:
- a CDS encoding pseudaminic acid biosynthesis-associated methylase — translated: MAKSNHGTPQEEFWAGNFGTDYIARNRSEQLLASNLQFFSRALQQAGAITSCLELGANIGMNLRALKLLYPSMAMAAAEVNPEAARQLAEFIGPANVFAGSLYDYPIDGTVDLTLSKGVLIHLHPDKLATAYDKLYLASHRYVLVCEYYNPSPVAIPYRGHSDRLFKRDFAGEMLDAYPALKLVDYGFSYRRDPAFPQDDITWFLLEKNA
- the pseF gene encoding pseudaminic acid cytidylyltransferase — its product is MKLAVIPARGGSKRIPRKNIRTFCGKPMLAWSIEAARASGLFDHILVSTDAAEIGQVAADWGAEVPFVRPAELSGDFAGTTEVIAHATQWALDQGWPVTAVCCLYPAAPLVQVEDLTSGADLLDSGTWAYAFVATEYPAPIFRSFKALPGGGVEMFFPEHFATRSQDLPVALHDAGQFYWGTVAAWLEHRPIFDRHSVPILVPRWRVQDIDTLDDWRRAELLFRLLKDNQ
- the pseC gene encoding UDP-4-amino-4,6-dideoxy-N-acetyl-beta-L-altrosamine transaminase — encoded protein: MIPYGRQDISEADIEAVVAVLRSDFLTQGTVVPAFEAAVARYCGAHHAVAVNSATSALHIACLALGVGPGDWVWTSPITFVASANCARYCGALVDFVDIDPTTCNMSVHRLEEKLRQAETEGRLPKVVIPVHLSGQPCDMAAILALGKRYGFRIIEDASHAIGGRYQGEPIGSGRFSDITVFSFHPVKVVTTGEGGMALTNDGALAAHMRRLRSHGITREPADMTREPDGPWYYQQLELGFNYRLTDIHAALGLSQMQRLETFVARRHAVADLYDADLARLPVDIPAKVPDTRSGLHLYVVRLRLSEIGASHRQVFDAMRAAGIGVNLHYIPVYLQPYYEAIGFKSGYCPQAEAYYAAAISLPMYATLTEPDQRRVIAALAGAVGA
- the pseB gene encoding UDP-N-acetylglucosamine 4,6-dehydratase (inverting), with translation MLSNKSILITGGTGSFGKAFVKTVLARHPDIRRLVVYSRDELKQFEMAQQFPDSRYQGLRYFIGDVRDEDRLRRAMEGIDVVIHAAALKQVPTAEYNPFECIKTNVLGAQNVIEACLDTNVQRVVALSTDKAAAPINLYGATKLCSDKLFVAANNIKGHRDIRFSVVRYGNVMGSRGSVIPFFLERRSSGVLPITDPAMTRFNISLEEGVDMVLWSLENAWGGEVLVPKIPSYRITDLAMAIGPECDHPVVGVRAGEKVDEEMITASDSLNTVDMGAYYAILPSGATYSVAEYCAATGAKPVEPGFSYQSGNNPRFLTVEELRQLIHTHVGVRV